A stretch of Dysidea avara chromosome 5, odDysAvar1.4, whole genome shotgun sequence DNA encodes these proteins:
- the LOC136256839 gene encoding uncharacterized protein isoform X2, producing MGTHDSGTSFASGLTMEDSSFVATKQQRKHVLTTVSNSLFGDHEDCIMDEEVAVNDSSAVTTATKKQKMSDSTSLYKAPKQSMLGRKLVMKFIVDKIKWFKGIINTYDELTGKYGAYFPFDKETIYIFENDEDVRFVDW from the exons GACACATGACTCTGGAACCAGTTTTGCTTCAGGATTAACCATGGAAGATAGCTCATTTGTGGCAACTAAGCAGCAAAG GAAGCATGTTTTAACTACTGTCTCAAACTCACTGTTTGGTGATCATGAAGATTGCATCATGGATGAAGAAGTTGCAGTAAATGATAGTTCTGCTGTCACAACTGCAACCAAAAAGCAAAA GATGTCAGATTCAACTTCATTGTATAAGGCTCCAAAACAATCTATGTTAGGAAGGAAGTTGGTGATGAAATTCATAGTTGACAAGATAAAGTGGTTCAAAGGCATCATAAACACTTATGATGAGCTAACAGGAAAGTATGGAGCGTACTTCCCATTTGACAAGGAAACAATATACATCTTTGAAAATGATGAAGATGTTAGATTTGTTGACTGGTAA
- the LOC136256839 gene encoding uncharacterized protein isoform X1 produces the protein MVLFRTYDCGSGNKTLCNEDSLSDVIITSKQQRTHDSGTSFASGLTMEDSSFVATKQQRKHVLTTVSNSLFGDHEDCIMDEEVAVNDSSAVTTATKKQKMSDSTSLYKAPKQSMLGRKLVMKFIVDKIKWFKGIINTYDELTGKYGAYFPFDKETIYIFENDEDVRFVDW, from the exons atgGTATTATTCAGGACATATGACTGTGGATCCGGTAATAAAACATTGTGCAATGAGGATAGTCTTTCAGATGTTATAATTACAAGCAAACAGCAAAG GACACATGACTCTGGAACCAGTTTTGCTTCAGGATTAACCATGGAAGATAGCTCATTTGTGGCAACTAAGCAGCAAAG GAAGCATGTTTTAACTACTGTCTCAAACTCACTGTTTGGTGATCATGAAGATTGCATCATGGATGAAGAAGTTGCAGTAAATGATAGTTCTGCTGTCACAACTGCAACCAAAAAGCAAAA GATGTCAGATTCAACTTCATTGTATAAGGCTCCAAAACAATCTATGTTAGGAAGGAAGTTGGTGATGAAATTCATAGTTGACAAGATAAAGTGGTTCAAAGGCATCATAAACACTTATGATGAGCTAACAGGAAAGTATGGAGCGTACTTCCCATTTGACAAGGAAACAATATACATCTTTGAAAATGATGAAGATGTTAGATTTGTTGACTGGTAA
- the LOC136255886 gene encoding uncharacterized protein yields MRVDLAAQALSETVAKSLEENYGEEVQETVKFVKMIDKFFDCFNVSNAVTGYHSRKSFKDPYTSKKDFRLQWLEEEFLPYLENWEKSVYEREGFSPKQKEMMLMPRETRLGITVTVKSFVELVKYIFTIPGVKIFLSERLCQDPLENYFGCQRQRGGRHENPNVNDFCKNSQALKVINSVCGSISKGNCRGKKQSIDIEQESRPLKKRCKAKCRDKSYSKLIKPPRVFKSKLKLLAAKKVKKKSFAPRKELLTASKYLDIPVQKVVTVDMPASSSDNPNSNDVPAPVLNEKATSDVTEASHESCSNDQVKSHKHQQTSAEVDIVEMDEKDTLAGSHDRNDVTEMDISFEQKAHSTDDDMISEALGPGPAEEELSRCCTITLTRHDFWTLKDTGWLNDQVINCYMKLVAEANTDVYVYSTFFYPKLVRFGSQAVCRWTKETDLFSKRLLLVPVHLGAHWCLASISTADLQIVYYDSLHEPNPACLEALKSYILEKSSNCASTTEWNCSTSQGVPQQTNNSDCGVFVCRIAQCLANKTSFNFSQCDMASIRRQMVLELLLQKLLP; encoded by the exons ATGAGAGTGGATTTAGCTGCACAA gctCTTAGTGAGACAGTGGCTAAGTCGCTTGAAGAGAATTATGGTGAAGAAGTACAGGAAACAGTCAAGTTTGTTAAAATGATCGATAAGTTTTTTGATTGCTTCAACGTATCCAATGCTGTTACTGGATACCACAGCAGGAAATCATTCAAAGATCCCTACACTTCTAAAAAGGATTTTCGTTTGCAA TGGCTTGAAGAAGAATTTTTGCCTTACTTGGAGAACTGGGAGAAAAGTGTCTATGAAAGGGAAGGATTTTCTCCAAAACAAAAggaaatgatgttaatgcctaGGGAAACTCGTCTTGGCATCACTGTCACAG TTAAATCATTTGTGGAACTGGTTAAATACATATTCACCATACCAGGAGTTAAAATCTTCTTGAGTGAGAGGCTTTGTCAAGATCCTCTTGAAAATTACTTTGGCTGCCAAAGGCAACGTGGAGGGAGACATGAAAACCCAAATGTCAATGATTTTTGTAAGAATAGTCAGGCACTGAAAGTAATCAATTCTGTTTGTGGAAGCATTTCAAAAGGAAATTGCCGTGGCAAGAAGCAGTCTATAGATATAGAGCAGGAGAGCAGGCCACTTAAGAAACGGTGCAAGGCTAAATGTAGGGACAAATCTTATTCTAAGCTTATAAAGCCACCAAGAGTGTTCAAAAGTAAATTGAAGTTACTGGCAGCCAAAAAGGTTAAAAAAAAGTCATTTGCTCCAAGAAAAGAATTGCTTACAGCTTCAAAATATTTGGATATTCCTGTACAGAAAGTTGTTACTGTTGATATGCCTGCCAGTTCAAGCGATAACCCTAACAGTAATGATGTGCCAGCACCAGTACTTAATGAAAAAGCAACATCAGATGTGACAGAAGCCTCCCATGAATCTTGCTCGAATGATCAGGTGAAAAGTCATAAGCATCAGCAAACTTCTGCAGAAGTAGACATTGTTGAAATGGATGAAAAGGATACACTTGCTGGCAGTCACGATAGAAATGATGTGACAGAAATGGACATATCATTTGAGCAGAAGGCCCATTCTACTGATGATGATATGATTAGTGAGGCACTAGGACCAGGACCTGCGGAGGAAGAACTATCAAGGTGTTGTACCATTACTTTAACACGTCATGACTTCTGGACTTTAAAAGATACCGGATGGTTAAATGACCAA GTGATAAACTGCTACATGAAATTAGTAGCTGAGGCCAACACAGATGTCTACGTATACAGCACATTTTTCTATCCAAAGCTTGTACGTTTTGGTTCCCAGGCAGTGTGTCGGTGGACAAAGGAAACTGATTTATTTAGCAAGAGGTTGTTGTTGGTTCCAGTGCACCTTGGAGCACACTGGTGTTTAGCAAGCATAAGCACAGCTGACCTACAGATTGTTTATTATGACTCGCTGCATGAACCAAATCCAGCATGTTTGGAAGCATTAAAATCATATATTTTAGAGAAATCATCCAACTGTGCCTCTACCACGGAATGGAATTGCTCTACTTCGCAAGGTGTTCCACAACAGACGAATAATTCAGACTGTGGTGTGTTTGTATGCAGAATTGCTCAGTGCCTGGCTAACAAAACTTCTTTCAACTTTAGTCAATGTGATATGGCTAGCATTAGGCGACAAATGGTATTAGAATTACTTCTGCAAAAGCTGTTGCCTTAA